One stretch of Actinacidiphila sp. DG2A-62 DNA includes these proteins:
- a CDS encoding serine/threonine-protein kinase: MRPVGSKYLIEEPLGRGATGTVWRGRVRDDEGSAVAVKVLKEELAGDPDVVMRFLRERSALVRLRHPHIVRVRDLVVEGDLLALVMDLVDGPDLHRYLRENGPFSPIGAALLTAAVADALAASHADGIVHRDLKPANVLLATVAGEDGAERMHPMLTDFGIARLADSPGVTRTHEFVGTPAYVAPESAQGRPQTSAVDVYGAGVLLYELVTGRPPFRGENAIEVLQAHLHEQPARASGVPEPLWTVIERCLRKDPDQRPSAENLARALRVVAAGVGARATPAQAEAALGVAALLGPDAEPTPVPGTGAGQGGSDADPTQVLPAGSAAPGADPTQVLPGGSAAPAYDPDAATRMLPADAAGAAGAAGQGPRGGDGTRVLPPVPDSGQQGQPGEPAQAQGPHPWESQLSAARHRNEQTEVQYLAPEQDPLRRRPRRQPQQAPAPPQQQYGGQQYGQGQHYGQGQQAYGGRSGQPYQQQGGGYGQGQQGGHAPQQYQPQRYEPQPQRYEPRRPAAPERPAPEPRAPRERRRGANPMKIPGLGCLKGCLTVILVLIVIFVVVWYTTPLPDWVNSTRNLWDATSSWVHTAWDKVSAITGDSGGGSGGSGN, translated from the coding sequence GTGCGGCCGGTAGGCAGCAAGTACCTCATCGAGGAGCCGCTCGGGCGCGGCGCCACGGGCACCGTCTGGCGCGGGCGGGTGCGCGACGACGAGGGCAGCGCCGTCGCCGTCAAGGTGCTCAAGGAGGAGCTGGCCGGCGACCCGGACGTGGTGATGCGCTTCCTGCGCGAGCGCTCCGCGCTGGTCAGGCTGCGCCACCCGCACATCGTCCGGGTCCGCGACCTGGTCGTCGAGGGCGATCTGCTCGCCCTGGTGATGGACCTGGTCGACGGCCCCGACCTGCACCGCTACCTGCGTGAGAACGGCCCGTTCAGCCCGATCGGCGCCGCGCTGCTGACCGCCGCCGTCGCCGACGCGCTGGCCGCCAGCCACGCCGACGGCATCGTGCACCGCGACCTGAAGCCGGCGAACGTGCTGCTCGCGACCGTCGCGGGCGAGGACGGCGCCGAGCGGATGCACCCGATGCTCACCGACTTCGGCATCGCGCGGCTCGCCGACTCGCCCGGCGTGACCCGCACCCACGAGTTCGTCGGCACCCCCGCCTATGTCGCGCCGGAGTCCGCGCAGGGCCGCCCGCAGACCTCCGCGGTGGACGTCTACGGCGCGGGCGTGCTGCTGTACGAGCTGGTCACCGGCCGCCCCCCGTTCCGCGGCGAGAACGCGATCGAGGTGCTCCAGGCGCATCTCCACGAGCAGCCGGCGCGCGCCTCCGGCGTGCCCGAGCCGCTGTGGACGGTCATCGAGCGCTGCCTGCGCAAGGACCCCGACCAGCGGCCGAGCGCGGAGAATCTGGCCAGGGCGCTGCGGGTGGTCGCGGCCGGCGTCGGCGCGCGGGCCACTCCCGCGCAGGCCGAGGCCGCGCTCGGGGTCGCCGCGCTGCTCGGCCCGGACGCCGAGCCCACGCCCGTGCCCGGCACCGGCGCCGGCCAGGGCGGTTCGGACGCGGACCCCACGCAGGTGCTGCCCGCCGGCTCCGCCGCGCCCGGCGCGGACCCGACGCAGGTGCTGCCCGGCGGCTCGGCCGCGCCCGCGTACGACCCGGACGCCGCGACGCGCATGCTGCCCGCGGACGCGGCCGGGGCGGCGGGGGCGGCCGGACAGGGCCCGCGCGGCGGCGACGGCACGCGCGTGCTGCCGCCGGTGCCCGACTCGGGGCAGCAGGGACAGCCCGGGGAGCCCGCGCAGGCGCAGGGCCCGCACCCCTGGGAGTCGCAGCTCAGCGCCGCCCGGCACCGCAACGAGCAGACCGAGGTCCAGTACCTCGCCCCCGAGCAGGACCCGTTGCGCCGCCGCCCGCGCCGCCAGCCGCAGCAGGCCCCCGCGCCGCCGCAGCAGCAGTACGGCGGGCAGCAGTACGGCCAAGGACAGCACTACGGCCAGGGGCAACAGGCGTACGGCGGCCGGTCCGGGCAGCCGTACCAGCAGCAGGGCGGCGGCTACGGCCAGGGGCAGCAGGGCGGCCACGCGCCGCAGCAGTACCAGCCGCAGCGCTACGAGCCCCAGCCGCAGCGGTACGAGCCGCGGCGCCCGGCCGCTCCCGAGCGCCCCGCCCCCGAACCGCGCGCGCCGCGCGAACGCCGCCGCGGCGCCAACCCGATGAAGATCCCCGGCCTCGGCTGCCTCAAGGGCTGCCTGACGGTGATCCTCGTGCTGATCGTGATCTTCGTGGTGGTCTGGTACACCACGCCGCTGCCCGACTGGGTGAACAGCACGCGCAACCTGTGGGACGCGACGTCGAGTTGGGTCCACACCGCCTGGGACAAGGTCTCCGCGATCACCGGTGACTCCGGCGGCGGGTCGGGCGGCTCGGGCAACTGA